TTATAGAGTTTCCATCCGTCTATTTCCAGACAAAGCAGGTTGCCGAAATAAATCTTTTTACCTGCCAGCGTACAACCATTATCCAATGGAATCACCTTTCGCTGTAAGGCTACAGCCTCCTCAATATGGCCCATGTAGGTTGGTGTATGGCCTACCAGCACGTGTTTCGATTTTAAGGCGTCCAGCGTCAAATATCTTTTATTTTCAAGGTTACGTACCGTCGTCATAGACTCGAAGTCTCTGAGCGGCGTGGAGGCATTCAAGTTAAAGCCTGCATGTACCAAAAAGAAATCGTCCAGTTCTATATAGTAAGGCATGCTATAGAAAAACTTCAGGTAACGCCTCTTCAGCTTTTTGTCTTTATCCAGCAGTTTGAATAAATGACTGTACCGAAATGAAAGGCTACCATTCATCTGGATGATATCATTTATCAGTGCTTCCTCATGATTACCCCGTACACAATACACCTGAAAGCCTTTTTCTCTCAACTTCACAACATGCTTGACCACTCCTTTGCTTCTGGGACCTTTATTGATCAGGTCTCCCAACAGAAACAGTTGATCGTTATGATTGAGATCGATTCTTTTCAGAAGTTGCTTGAACGACTTAGAGCAACCGTGTATATCTCCAACCACAAAACGCCGTCCCTCTTCGGGTTTTGGAACCCAAATAGCTGGCTTGTAATTGAATTTGGTTATCTGCTCCAAGCGCTTTCTTCCCATTTTCCTAAACCAATTCATATGACGTTACTTTTTTGCTCGATCTAAGTCTTAAAAGAAGGTCTGTGATCAACTTCTTCAACATTAGTTTCCTGATTGAAACAAGATCTTCTTACTGAGTTTCAGCTTTGTTACAATTCGTAACTTATTTAATAGATCTTTTTCAATATTTTATTATTGCGAAATTAATTCTAGGTAAACAATCTCCTAATAGATATATAATTTTTTTGATATTTTTTTCAATTATATCAATGTTGGCACGGTAACAACAAAAAAATCCCTGCAACCATTCGGCTACAGGGATTTATTAAGGATTCCGTTATTAACGGAAAATTAAGCTTCTGACCCTGAGAAGGCTGCTCTTCTGAATTCTCTGTTCAGTCTTGCAATGTGCGTGATCGAAATTTCCTTCGGACATTCCGCCTCACAAGCACCAGTGTTGGTACATGCACCGAAGCCTTCTTCGTCGTGTTGCTCGATCATTGCCAAAGCACGTCTCTTACGCTCAGCCTCACCTTGTGGAAGCAGTGCCAATTGAGATACTTTCGCTGAAGTGAACAGCATTGCTGATGCGTTCTTACAAGCAGCCACACAAGCACCACAACCGATACACTGAGCTGCATCCATTGCCTCATCTGCGATCGGCTTAGCAATTGCAATCTCGTTGGCATCTGGCACACCACCTGTATTCACTGATACGTAACCACCTGCCTGCATGATGCGGTCAAATGAAGAACGGTCAACAGCCACGTCCTTGATCACAGGGAAAGCTGCTGCTCTCCAAGGCTCAATTACGATGATGTCACCATCCTTGAACGAACGCATATGCAACTGACATGTCGTAATCGCATCTTTAGGTCCGTGAGGCTTGCCGTTGATATACAGCGAGCACATACCACAGATACCTTCACGGCAATCGTGGTCAAAATGTACAGGATCCTTACCTGATTCGAGCAATTGCTCGTTCAGTACGTCCAACATTTCCAAGAAAGACATGTGCTCAGAAATGCCTTCTACTTTATATTCCTCGAATTTACCCTTTGCGTTGTTGCTAGCCTGACGCCAGATCTTCAGGGTAAGGTTCATCAATTTTTCAGACATAATTCCTCCTTCCTAGATTATTTGTAGCTTCTTTGAGTCAGTTTAACGTTCTCGAATACGAGATCTTCTTTGTTCAGCTTAGAAGGCTGGTCATCACCAGTGTATTCCCAAGCTGCCACGTAAGCGTAATCATCATCGTTACGGAGTGCCTCACCTTCTTCAGTTTGGTACTCTTCACGGAAGTGACCACCACATGACTCATTACGGTTGTAAGCATCGTCGATCATCAACTCTGCCAGCTCCATAAAGTCTGCCACACGAAGCGCTTTCTCAAGCGTCATGTTCATTTCTTCATTGGCACCGATTACTTTCACATCTGTCCAGAATTGCTTACGCAGCTCTTGAACAAGACCTTTTGCTTTCTGAAGACCTTCAGCATTACGAGACATACCACAGTACTCCCACATGATCTTACCAAGTTCTTTGTGCAGATCATCAGGTGTACGGTTACCGTTGATGCTCAACAGCTTGTTGATACGCTCCTGTACTTCTTGCTCAGTTTGCTTAAATGCAGGATCGCTTACGTCCACTTTCTTACCCAATGGCAATGAAGCGATGTAGTCACCAATTGTGTAAGGAATCACAAAGTATCCGTCAGCAAGACCTTGCATCAATGCAGAAGCTCCCAAACGGTTAGCACCGTGATCGGAGAAGTTAGCCTCACCCAAAGCAAACAGACCAGGAACAGTCGTCATCAGGTTATAATCCACCCAAAGACCACCCATCGTGTAGTGTACCGCAGGATAGATCATCATCGGAACCTTGTAAGGATCATCATCCGTGATCTGCATGTACATGTCAAATAGGTTACCGTATTTCTGAGAGATAGTCTCTTTGCCGTCACGCTTGATAGCGTCGGCAAAATCCAAGAATACAGCCAAACCAGTTGAACCGACACCTCTTCCTTCGTCACATACGTACTTCGCGTTACGTGCTGCCACGTCACG
This portion of the Limibacter armeniacum genome encodes:
- a CDS encoding metallophosphoesterase, translated to MNWFRKMGRKRLEQITKFNYKPAIWVPKPEEGRRFVVGDIHGCSKSFKQLLKRIDLNHNDQLFLLGDLINKGPRSKGVVKHVVKLREKGFQVYCVRGNHEEALINDIIQMNGSLSFRYSHLFKLLDKDKKLKRRYLKFFYSMPYYIELDDFFLVHAGFNLNASTPLRDFESMTTVRNLENKRYLTLDALKSKHVLVGHTPTYMGHIEEAVALQRKVIPLDNGCTLAGKKIYFGNLLCLEIDGWKLYKQPCID
- a CDS encoding succinate dehydrogenase/fumarate reductase iron-sulfur subunit, whose amino-acid sequence is MNLTLKIWRQASNNAKGKFEEYKVEGISEHMSFLEMLDVLNEQLLESGKDPVHFDHDCREGICGMCSLYINGKPHGPKDAITTCQLHMRSFKDGDIIVIEPWRAAAFPVIKDVAVDRSSFDRIMQAGGYVSVNTGGVPDANEIAIAKPIADEAMDAAQCIGCGACVAACKNASAMLFTSAKVSQLALLPQGEAERKRRALAMIEQHDEEGFGACTNTGACEAECPKEISITHIARLNREFRRAAFSGSEA